One Gemmatimonadales bacterium genomic region harbors:
- a CDS encoding ABC transporter permease, with amino-acid sequence MKIPIIYNIRSLRQRPISTLTTALGMAVVVAVFVAMNAMANGFRSALVSTGSAENVLLLRKGAGAEMNSGLGRSVASIVSGLPFVAQNASGQPMVSPETFVVVPMERAAGGGMANVVVRGVSERALEVRKNVQIVEGRSFRSGAREVIVGTSYAKRFPNAGVGQTVRFAEQDWTIVGHFSAGGSSFESEIWGENEQFMPVFRGQVFQSITFRMKDPAAFDGVKESLEADARLVVDAERELTFYENQSSGVATMLSFIAVFIASIMAVGAVFGAVNTMYAAVASRAPEIGVLLTLGFQPRSVMSSFLLESVFIALVGGAIGCLLALPINGLVTSTTNWASFSEIAFAFRVTPGLLLNGMLFALAMGFFGGLLPARRAAKQQVVDALREA; translated from the coding sequence GTGAAGATTCCGATCATCTACAACATCCGGAGCTTGCGTCAGCGTCCGATTTCCACGCTGACGACGGCATTGGGTATGGCCGTCGTTGTGGCTGTGTTCGTTGCAATGAATGCTATGGCCAACGGCTTTCGCTCGGCGCTGGTCAGTACCGGGTCGGCTGAGAACGTGCTCCTGTTGCGGAAGGGTGCGGGCGCCGAGATGAACAGCGGCCTCGGCCGCTCCGTGGCCAGCATCGTGAGCGGCTTGCCGTTCGTGGCCCAGAACGCCTCCGGCCAGCCGATGGTGAGCCCCGAGACGTTTGTCGTGGTGCCGATGGAGCGCGCCGCCGGTGGCGGGATGGCCAACGTCGTCGTTCGGGGCGTCAGCGAGCGGGCGCTCGAGGTTCGGAAGAATGTGCAGATCGTCGAAGGGCGCAGCTTCCGTTCGGGGGCCCGCGAAGTCATCGTCGGGACCTCGTATGCGAAGCGGTTTCCTAATGCAGGGGTGGGTCAGACCGTCCGCTTTGCGGAGCAGGATTGGACCATCGTTGGCCATTTCTCGGCAGGCGGCTCCTCGTTCGAGTCTGAGATCTGGGGTGAGAACGAGCAGTTCATGCCGGTCTTTCGGGGTCAGGTCTTCCAATCGATCACATTTCGGATGAAGGATCCGGCGGCATTCGACGGGGTCAAAGAATCACTCGAAGCCGATGCGCGGCTGGTGGTCGACGCCGAGCGTGAGCTGACGTTCTACGAGAACCAGTCGTCGGGCGTGGCGACGATGCTCAGCTTCATTGCTGTGTTCATCGCATCGATCATGGCGGTGGGTGCGGTGTTCGGGGCGGTCAACACGATGTATGCGGCTGTGGCCTCGCGTGCACCTGAAATTGGTGTGCTGCTGACGCTCGGGTTTCAGCCGCGGAGCGTGATGAGTTCTTTCCTGCTGGAGTCGGTTTTCATAGCGCTGGTTGGGGGGGCGATCGGCTGCCTCCTTGCCCTGCCGATCAACGGGCTCGTGACCAGCACCACGAACTGGGCTTCGTTCAGCGAGATTGCCTTTGCGTTTCGGGTGACGCCGGGGCTGCTGCTCAACGGAATGCTCTTCGCGCTGGCAATGGGCTTCTTCGGCGGGCTCCTGCCGGCACGCCGCGCGGCGAAGCAGCAGGTCGTCGACGCGCTTCGGGAGGCGTAG